A window of the Planococcus citri chromosome 4, ihPlaCitr1.1, whole genome shotgun sequence genome harbors these coding sequences:
- the LOC135845402 gene encoding uncharacterized protein LOC135845402 isoform X1, whose product MPKVNNPSVAKSLVLYEDPATLQQLSAVIVSAELWRTQIVSDEAVVRPLKKALPSVTTCIPGVKTKYKEIIDKYVQPVRQSLTDWLPLHFPRAFLAHEYEYNVLKKYFDLISWQSDGSIHYERTAKAFIECQRPELSIMCKYKLACMYCFEEDIQELYPKLPKIYHELKTVFYISNKFLRYWDCRMANSQLQTGGSMEIELFKKLNPKTWSAWLYCWTRLSNKAHKIEQIVDLMEIKYSRSLHPYVRFLLPMLNNSQLMTVLKRCGKHLFSILARTPDSVKFALQTWHYLKDFVPGSIYVKIFENILTSDLDLNAIQAVSATETFKSSYFLNLDNLANVNVSSLLYEIWLDSPDRLKNHLIVENSAKDTILEMLTDMDNMFTIGTTSRDLRLMLDLLSRRSYLENGPFWRKNWDHVIKGAKLTDVDEAMKLCFKNDKEIAKFKQTQMISQSKISFYCNALAYQGCFDMLNDYFTFCTSDRTVLAELKRNIVRDNKTMIKFLLSCCHDADKMRAFDDFISDLYQTPESRQKLKYQMITDVSSFECLLHWIPYGALNQIKKLVCLFLTSETQVQIVKENLLERCRSVLSKGGFSSFNQRNWNEFLLWCLNDDQKQLAMFKQSLPVKDIFRAVFLKCVKKIDSCLSDVVFSRLDCIDVIDKLGKKRSSGDSKKKQSADDSKEEQSADDSNKDRATDADTDVARQAADDDLEKDWSEIILDKYGFVDDVIDDFQKLGNFLLWYFNDKSKADEFKATRFKKRNVVRKVSDFKNDGLMLVVLHWVFNRNLAQIDAFEVPV is encoded by the coding sequence ATGCCCAAAGTGAACAACCCCAGCGTCGCCAAAAGTTTGGTCTTATACGAGGATCCAGCCACTTTGCAACAACTCAGCGCCGTCATCGTATCCGCTGAGCTTTGGCGAACGCAAATCGTATCAGATGAAGCTGTCGTTCGTCCTTTGAAGAAAGCCCTGCCATCTGTGACGACCTGTATACCTGGCGTAAAAACTAAATACAAAGAAATCATCGACAAATACGTCCAGCCAGTTCGACAAAGTTTAACCGACTGGCTGCCTTTGCACTTTCCGCGAGCTTTTCTCGCTCACGAATACGAATACAACGTTTTAAAGAAATACTTCGATCTGATTTCTTGGCAGTCTGATGGCTCCATTCATTACGAACGAACAGCCAAAGCGTTCATCGAGTGTCAGCGTCCTGAGCTGAGCATTATGTGTAAATACAAGTTAGCTTGTATGTATTGTTTCGAAGAAGATATTCAAGAGCTGTATCCCAAGTTACCGAAAATCTACCACGAACTCAAGACCGTTTTCTACATAAGTAATAAATTCTTACGGTATTGGGATTGTCGTATGGCTAACTCGCAACTGCAGACTGGAGGTTCCATGGAGATCGAGCTGTTCAAGAAACTAAATCCGAAAACTTGGTCTGCCTGGTTATATTGCTGGACGCGTTTATCCAACAAGGCGCATAAAATCGAGCAAATCGTAGACCTGATGGAGATAAAATACAGTAGAAGTTTGCATCCCTACGTGAGATTTTTACTGCCCATGTTGAATAACAGCCAATTGATGACGGTGCTGAAACGTTGTGGTAAGCATTTATTCAGCATCTTGGCTCGTACACCGGATAGTGTGAAATTCGCGTTGCAGACTTGGCATTACTTGAAGGATTTCGTACCTGGGAGTATTTACGTGAAGATATTCGAGAATATTCTAACCTCGGATTTGGACCTAAACGCGATTCAAGCGGTATCGGCCACCGAAACCTTTAAATCGTCTTATTTCCTCAACCTCGATAACTTGGCGAACGTGAATGTGTCTTCTCTTCTGTACGAAATTTGGCTCGATAGTCCGGATCGTTTGAAGAACCATTTGATCGTCGAAAACAGCGCCAAAGATACGATACTCGAAATGTTGACCGATATGGATAACATGTTTACTATCGGTACAACGTCTCGTGATTTACGCCTTATGCTCGATTTACTCTCACGTAGAAGTTATCTCGAAAATGGACCATTTTGGCGTAAGAATTGGGATCACGTGATCAAAGGAGCGAAACTGACTGACGTAGATGAAGCGATGAAATTATGCTTCAAGAACGATAAAGAAATCGCCAAGTTCAAGCAAACTCAAATGATCTCCCAATCGAAAATCTCCTTTTACTGCAACGCGTTAGCCTATCAAGGATGTTTCGACATGTTGAACGATTATTTCACCTTCTGTACGTCTGATCGAACCGTCTTAGCCGAGTTGAAGAGAAATATCGTACGAGATAATAAAACGATGATAAAATTTCTCCTATCTTGCTGTCACGATGCGGATAAAATGCGAGCTTTCGACGATTTCATCTCCGATTTGTACCAGACACCCGAAAgtcgacaaaaattgaaatatcaaatGATCACCGATGTGAGTAGCTTCGAATGTCTGCTACATTGGATACCGTACGGTGCTCTGAATCAAATCAAGAAGCtggtttgtttatttttaactAGCGAAACCCAAGTGCAAATTGTCAAGGAGAATTTGCTCGAACGTTGTCGCAGTGTTTTGAGCAAAGGTGGATTTTCTTCGTTCAACCAGCGAAATTGgaacgaatttttattatgGTGTTTGAACGATGATCAAAAACAGCTCGCGATGTTCAAACAGTCGTTACCTGTTAAGGATATTTTTCGTGCTGTGTTCCTGAAATGTGTGAAAAAGATAGATTCCTGTTTGAGTGATGTTGTGTTTTCACGACTTGATTGCATCGATGTGATCGATAAACTTGGGAAAAAACGATCCTCGGGTGATTCGAAGAAGAAACAGTCCGCAGATGATTCGAAGGAGGAACAATCCGCAGACGATTCGAATAAAGACAGGGCAACTGATGCTGATACCGATGTTGCTCGCCAAGCTGCAGACGATGATTTGGAAAAAGATTGGAGCGAGATCATTCTAGACAAATATGGTTTTGTCGATGATGTTATcgatgattttcagaaattgggTAATTTCTTATTGTGGTATTTCAACGATAAATCCAAAGCTGACGAGTTCAAGGCGACCAGATTCAAGAAACGAAATGTTGTACGCAAGGTGTCCGATTTCAAAAACGATGGCCTTATGTTGGTCGTACTTCATTGGgtttttaatcgaaatttaGCACAGATCGATGCTTTTGAAGTACcggtttaa
- the LOC135845410 gene encoding uncharacterized protein LOC135845410 isoform X1 — translation MSDDQSPSNGTLVFYLQPGKLVDLAAVSLLGALKHHKITQLHRGNNEININTSEIDLIGGELPKPITNKLRKFPDRMDKCIAKWWKYHWEQVFFRSMPSNDMITLFDQLVWLHDGVDSSISFEQTARKLIDCGILTNVQKFQIACTYCFIDDVNLLKKTMSPDEIRLATGSFCTDVDPFLEYWCCKIRLMTGFSFLTNTNINFLSELIQPDCRKYYHHWPVVEYFWNQVCNEEERLRTAERIIYISSRSTAELMWHLLPKLTSSQLDSVIREAGCEITLHLANEYNYVEYEYAMLAWKRVVNLIDDYDLNCLLRLVTDMEKNRDYVDGLLREMWLYMSKQQKKYIANQQEFNYVAKWIDEYEYNSPNYQLIVDIYSLWDFERRRQYWKANWTNLVIGQMNYVNKVEEIMRIFLGSDENIAIFKRTVMIDYNAIGTVCENLLSWGDFEELQHYWNFCTIDQDVIRNLKKQIIESMPKDTMFHVLCDCCEDESLHAEFENFLRDIFTADEIKDFPKNVLLASLERMEEMLRDGSVHLLMQCVEKYLSTEKDLCTIKLHLIKYSREHHEIAMNIELADWMDFSSWLYEGNSSFTKRLKTLLQPDEAEVFDDVEMEEPSLYDYFCKKI, via the coding sequence atgagcGACGACCAGTCTCCGTCCAATGGTACATTGGTATTCTACCTTCAGCCCGGTAAACTAGTCGATTTGGCTGCGGTATCTTTGCTGGGTGCTTTGAAACATCATAAAATAACGCAGTTGCATCGTGGCAACAATGAAATTAACATTAATACTTCGGAAATTGATCTAATCGGCGGGGAGTTGCCTAAACCTATTACTAATAAATTGCGTAAATTTCCTGATCGTATGGACAAATGTATAGCAAAGTGGTGGAAATACCACTGGGAACAAGTGTTTTTTCGTAGTATGCCGTCAAATGATATGATTACATTGTTTGATCAGTTGGTATGGCTTCACGATGGCGTCGATAGCTCAATTAGTTTCGAACAAACGGCCAGAAAATTGATAGATTGCGGTATATTGACAAATGTGCAGAAGTTTCAAATTGCTTGCACGTATTGTTTCATCGATGACgtgaatcttttgaaaaaaacaatgtcACCCGACGAGATACGTCTCGCCACCGGATCATTTTGTACGGATGTTGATCCATTCTTGGAGTACTGGTGCTGTAAAATACGACTTATGACAGGTTTTAGTTTTCTGACGAAcacgaatattaattttttgagcgaATTGATACAACCTGACTGTAGAAAATATTATCACCATTGGCCAGttgtagaatatttttggaatcaggTGTGCAATGAAGAAGAGCGTCTGAGGACAGCTGAACGGATTATTTATATTAGCAGTAGGAGCACAGCCGAGCTGATGTGGCATCTTCTTCCCAAATTGACTAGCTCACAACTCGATTCGGTGATCAGGGAGGCTGGTTGTGAGATTACGTTACATTTGGCCAACGAGTATAACTATGTCGAATACGAGTATGCAATGTTGGCCTGGAAACGTGTGGTGAATTTAATCGATGATTATGATCTTAATTGTCTTCTACGTTTGGTGACTGACATGGAGAAAAATCGAGATTATGTTGATGGTCTACTCCGTGAAATGTGGCTGTATATGTCGAAACAACAGAAAAAGTATATCGCCAATCAACAAGAATTCAATTATGTGGCAAAGTGGATTGATGAATATGAATATAATTCGCCAAATTATCAGCTGATTGTCGATATATATTCGCTTTGGGATTTCGAACGTAGGCGTCAATACTGGAAAGCTAATTGGACTAATTTAGTTATCGGTCAAATGAACTATGTAAACAAAGTCGAAGAAATAATGAGGATATTTCTAGGGAGTGATGAAAATATCGCTATTTTTAAACGCACCGTCATGATCGATTATAATGCTATCGGAACAGTTTGTGAAAACCTGTTGAGTTGGGGAGATTTCGAGGAATTGCAACACTACTGGAATTTTTGTACAATAGATCAGGATgtaattcgaaatttgaaaaagcaaatTATTGAGTCAATGCCGAAGGACACCATGTTTCATGTTCTTTGCGATTGTTGTGAAGACGAGAGCCTTCACGCTGAGTTTGAAAACTTCCTGCGCGACATATTCACCGCCGATGAAATTAAAGATTTTCCGAAGAATGTGCTATTGGCTAGTTTGGAAAGAATGGAAGAAATGCTACGCGATGGTTCCGTCCACTTACTTATGCAGtgcgttgaaaaatatttatccaCCGAAAAAGATCTGTGCACGATAAAGCTGCACTTAATTAAATATTCTCGCGAGCACCACGAAATTGCCATGAATATCGAACTGGCTGATTGGATGGATTTCTCGTCTTGGCTTTATGAGGGCAACAGCAGTTTTACAAAGCGGCTTAAAACTTTATTACAACCTGACGAAGCCGAAGTGTTCGATGATGTAGAAATGGAGGAGCCTTCTCTTTATGattatttctgtaaaaaaatttaa
- the LOC135845411 gene encoding uncharacterized protein LOC135845411, with product MSDDHDPSNGTLVFWTHAGKLVDLASVSVMASLMHLKTTLIRCGNKEIKVNTVETDLIHATLPETIIKKIRAVSHRMNVSRVKWWKYHWKRVFFRNMPSDDLIALFDHLVWLHDGSISFEQTARKLLDSDNKLTNVQKFQIACTYYFIDDVNRLKEKLSPDEIHLATESFCTDVDPFLEYLCCKIRHMTGRYLTSTNINFFIELIKPICRKYYNHWPVVEYFWEQSGNEEERLKKAKEIIYSASSGTPELIWHLLPKLTSSQLDSMIMENGYEIMLYFAKKSDYIEYTMLTWKRVVNLINDDDLNCILRSVTDMEKSRDYVNSLLREMWLYMSEQQKKFIANQQEFDYVEKLFERGEGEYNSPNYQLIFDVFMLWDSERRHKYWTANWANLVIGQMKHKNKIDEMMKIIFDNNENIAAFKGTVMTDYNTIIAYCEVLLNWGHFQEFQDYLNFCTEDQDVIRILKKQIITSMLKDDLFYELYDCCDDKERHAKFECFLRDIFTVDEMKNFQNDVVMGSLEKIEEMLRSGSVHQIIRCIEKYLSSEEDLCTMKLHLFKYSREHHDLTTNIKMADWAHFLSWCLDGSNSLTKRFKSSLQPTEAKVSDDVEMKELSLYESFCKHF from the coding sequence ATGAGCGACGATCACGATCCATCCAACGGTACATTGGTGTTCTGGACTCATGCCGGTAAACTTGTCGATTTGGCTTCGGTGTCTGTAATGGCCAGTCTGATGCATCTTAAAACAACGCTGATACGTTGTGGAAACAAAGAAATTAAAGTAAATACTGTCGAAACAGACTTGATCCATGCAACTTTACCTGAAACTATCATCAAGAAGATTCGTGCAGTGAGTCATCGAATGAACGTGTCTAGAGTTAAGTGGTGGAAATACCACTGGAAACGAGTGTTTTTTCGTAATATGCCGTCAGATGATTTGATTGCGTTGTTCGATCATTTGGTATGGCTTCACGATGGCTCAATTAGTTTCGAGCAAACGGCTAGAAAGTTGTTGGATAGTGATAATAAATTGACGAATGTGCAGAAGTTTCAAATTGCTTGTACGTATTATTTCATCGATGACGTGAATCGTTTGAAAGAGAAGTTGTCGCCCGATGAGATACATCTCGCCACCGAATCATTTTGTACGGATGTTGATCCATTCTTGGAGTACTTGTGCTGTAAAATACGACATATGACAGGTCGTTATCTGACGAGCACGAACATTAATTTCTTTATCGAGTTGATAAAACCTATCTGTAGAAAATACTATAACCATTGGCCAGTCGTAGAATATTTTTGGGAACAGTCAGGTAATGAAGAAGAGCGTCTGAAGAAAGctaaagaaattatttatagtGCCAGTAGCGGCACACCTGAGCTGATCTGGCACCTTCTTCCCAAATTGACTAGCTCACAACTCGATTCGATGATAATGGAGAATGGTTACGAGATTATGCTatatttcgccaaaaaatctgACTACATCGAATATACAATGTTAACTTGGAAACGTGTGGTGAATTTAATCAATGATGATGATCTTAATTGTATTCTACGTTCCGTGACTGACATGGAGAAAAGTCGAGATTATGTCAACAGCCTACTCCGGGAAATGTGGCTCTACATGTCGGAACAACAGAAAAAGTTTATCGCCAACCAACAAGAATTCGATTATGTGGAAAAGTTGTTTGAACGTGGTGAAGGTGAATATAATTCGCCAAATTATCAGCTAATTTTCGATGTATTCATGCTTTGGGATTCTGAACGTAGGCATAAATACTGGACAGCTAATTGGGCTAATTTAGTTATCGGTCAAATgaaacataaaaacaaaatagatGAGATGATGAAGATAATCTTtgataataatgaaaatatcgccGCTTTCAAAGGCACTGTCATGACCGATTACAATACAATCATAGCATATTGTGAAGTTTTGTTGAATTGGGGACATTTCCAGGAGTTTCAAGACTACTTGAATTTTTGTACAGAAGACCAGGATGtgattcgaattttgaaaaagcaaatcATTACGTCAATGCTGAAGGACGATCTGTTTTATGAACTTTACGATTGTTGTGATGACAAGGAACGTCACGCTAAGTTTGAATGTTTTCTGCGCGATATATTCACAGtcgacgaaatgaaaaattttcagaacgatGTTGTAATGGGTAGTctggaaaaaatcgaagaaatgcTGCGCAGTGGATCCGTTCACCAAATTATACgatgcattgaaaaatatttatccaGCGAAGAAGATTTGTGCACGATGAAGCTACATTTATTCAAATACTCTCGCGAGCACCATGATTTGACCACAAACATCAAGATGGCAGATTGGGCGCATTTTTTATCTTGGTGTTTGGACGGCAGCAACAGTCTTACAAAGCGGTTTAAAAGTTCATTGCAACCTACCGAAGCCAAAGTGTCCGATGATGTAGAAATGAAGGAGCTTTCTCTTTATGAATCTTtctgtaaacatttttaa